A stretch of Chionomys nivalis chromosome 2, mChiNiv1.1, whole genome shotgun sequence DNA encodes these proteins:
- the Vstm1 gene encoding V-set and transmembrane domain-containing protein 1 — MDIDFIYLLGLGLCLCYGDEEENEELPRPSISAWPSSVVRCKSNVTLRCWTHFQNVTVTLGKLHNSGYQQELRSVAKEAEFHLTHVQPEDAGGYFCAYRTAASRRWSARSQYLQLVVTDGVGGGGGNSPRPSNSKRIILTTFSCLCISLLFVSVYFVYRCTQQGSSHKEPPKSDTENDHVCKYEHEASCAE; from the exons ATGGACATAGATTTCATATACCTGCTTGGCCTGG GGCTGTGCCTGTGCTATGGAGATGAGGAAGAGAATG AGGAACTTCCCAGGCCTTCCATCAGTGCCTGGCCCAGCTCTGTGGTCAGGTGCAAGAGTAACGTCACTCTCCGATGCTGGACTCATTTCCAGAATGTTACAGTTACTCTGGGAAAGTTGCACAACTCTGGGTACCAGCAGGAGCTAAGATCAGTGGCAAAGGAGGCTGAGTTCCACCTCACTCACGTGCAGCCTGAAGATGCTGGGGGCTATTTCTGTGCTTACAGGACAGCAGCCTCCCGCAGGTGGTCAGCACGGAGTCAGTACCTACAGCTGGTGGTCACAG atggagtgggaggaggtggaggaaatTCCCCCCGACCATCAAACAGCAAACGCATCATCCTTACCACCTTCAGCTGCCTCTGCATCTCTCTCCTCTTTGTCTCCGTCTACTTTGTCTACAGATGCACTCAGCAAG GTTCGTCACACAAAGAGCCTCCCAAGAG
- the Tarm1 gene encoding T-cell-interacting, activating receptor on myeloid cells protein 1, with the protein MTEYAGEDVKRVERSSIADFFLKPSLSAWPNSVASENSTVTLRCVSPTPGIILVLRKGDSILDSRPPHHLTEGTAEFRLTNLQLRHAGYYTCEYHLKESLKKISFSSDVLLLLVTGYLPKPSLRVQHLRQVTTGEKVNLQCWKPHNFTQYKMFALLKEGTSSPIQLLSSENDTVEFTLQNVTVHDAGRYSCVYLQAEAPFRASHPSDHLDISVTISLKASSQCYTKINVIRLGMSALFVVLMAFFLAEAWYRKKVSPSRPRLKKTENFPIS; encoded by the exons ATTTCTTTCTCAAACCCAGCCTCAGTGCTTGGCCAAACTCAGTGGCTTCAGAGAACAGCACCGTGACACTGCGATGTGTGAGTCCCACGCCGGGCATAATACTTGTTCTCAGAAAGGGAGATAGCATATTGGATTCTAGGCCTCCACATCATCTGACAGAGGGGACAGCTGAGTTCCGCCTGACTAACCTTCAGCTAAGGCATGCTGGATATTATACCTGTGAATACCATTTGAAGGAGTCCCTCAAGAAAATCTCATTTTCCAGTGATGTCCTCTTACTATTGGTCACAG GATACCTGCCTAAGCCTTCCCTCCGTGTCCAGCACTTGCGTCAAGTTACCACAGGAGAGAAGGTGAATCTACAGTGTTGGAAGCCACACAATTTCACACAGTATAAAATGTTCGCTCTGCTAAAGGAGGGAACTTCATCCCCCATACAGCTTCTGAGTTCAGAAAACGACACAGTGGAATTCACCCTTCAGAATGTGACAGTTCATGATGCAGGAAGGTACAGTTGTGTGTACCTGCAGGCAGAAGCCCCTTTCAGGGCCTCGCATCCAAGTGATCATCTTGATATCTCAGTGACAA TTTCCCTAAAGGCCTCATCACAGTGTTACACCAAGATTAATGTCATCAGGCTGGGAATGTCTGCCTTGTTTGTGGTGCTTATGGCATTCTTCCTGGCTGAAGCCTGGTACAGGAAGAAGGTGTCACCAAGCAGACCCAGGTTAAAAAAAACCGAAAATTTCCCTATTTCATGA